The Rhodohalobacter sp. SW132 DNA segment GAATGGAGTTTCCACCGCATGGTGTGGGATAATTTTTATTATGTACACAGTGGTACAAACATCAACAGGATTACCACATTGAATTCCCGTAGTACTCTTTTATATACAACTTTAGTGTGTAGATCAGATTAATTCCCGCACCGCCGGAATCCCAGGAGGAAGAATTAAGTTGATTTTTTATACATTGAGCCGATAGCCGAACTCTTGAAATAATCTTTCTTTATGATCCTTCACCGACACGTCCTTCTGATGATAATCATTTTGGCCGCTGCACCTCTCCTCACGGTCAGCGCTTCTGAACTTCCCGACCAGGCTGATGAAGCGGTCATCGGAATACGGGTGGCTCCGCCTTTTGTTATTGAAGAAGAGGACGGAACATACAGCGGTCTAACAATTGCTTTATGGGAACATATCGCGGATCAGATGGGAACAGATTTCCGCTATACTAAGCATGACATCCAGGGCTTGCTGGACGGTGCGGCTGACGGTTCGCTTTATGCATCGGCATCTGCACTAACGATCACTTCGGAACGGGAAGAGAGCGTGGATTTTACCCATCCGTTTTTCGTGACCGGTCTCGGCATTGCAGTTTCCTATCAGCCGACCGGGGCCTGGCAGTCGTTTCTGGCTATATTTTCTTTTGATTTTCTCTGGGTTCTGCTTCTCCTGTTTCTGCTGCTCCTCTTTTGGGGATTTCTGGTCTGGATTTTTGAACGCAAAGAGAATACGGAAGAATTCGGCGGATCTGCGGCGGAAGGTGTAGGAAGCGGATTCTGGTGGGCCGCGGTAACCATGACCACCGTAGGATATGGGGACAAATCGCCACGCACCCTGGGCGGGCGTATTATTGGATTCATCTGGATGTTCACAGGCATTGTTGTGATCTCTTTTTTCACGGCTTCGATCGCATCCAGTCTCACCGTCACCCAGCTCGACACCCGGGTGAGCGGGTCGGATGACCTTCCATTTGTGCGTGTGGGCGCCCTGCAGCAGTCGGCAACCATGGATTATCTGGATACAGAACGAATCCGCGCCAATTCATACGAGACCGTTGAAGCCGGGCTCAGAGCTGTGGAAGAAAACGAAATCGACGCTTTCGTTCACGATGCGCCGATCATTCAATACTTCACGCAGCTCGATTTCAGGAACAGTGTTCGTGTTCTTCCCAATACATTTAACGATCAGTATTACGGAATCGCAATGCCGCTCGGGGCCGAGTATCGAAACGACATGAACCGGATTATTCTCGATTATATTGCCAGCGAGGAGTGGGAAGAACTGAGAAATCGGTATCTGGGGGATTGATTTGAAAAATGAACTAAATTAGAGGCACTGCCATCGAATTATCAACGTAAAAACCATAACTTTTTTGAACAGCTATGAGTTTTTCAAGGAGTGTCCCCCTTCAAGAGGCTGTGAGAATTTACACTCTCATTCGTTGGCATTCATTATTTTTTTAAGGTATTAAAGCTTGTATTGAAGCTCCCCTCCCTATCAAGTCCCGTTAGGGCGCGATAGGGAGGGGACGGGGGTGGGTCAGAAAGTCTGGGAGCTATGAGAATGGCAGAAACCTTACTTTATTTAAGTGCATTTTCTTTGAAAACCAATTTCCTCACAGCCTCTCAAGAGGGGGACTCTTCCATTCCGACTCGAAAAGTCGGCTAACTAAACCATAAATCTATTAAAACCATGAGTACAAAATTTTCACGAAGAGATTTTATTCGAAACAGTGGTGCCGCCACAGCTGGTTTTTTAGCATCTGCGGCTTTTCGTAACCGTGAACAACCCGCCCGTCCGCCTGATGGAGATCGTATCCTCATCACCGGGGCGATTGTTGTTACAATGGATAATGAACTTGGAAATTATGAATCTGCCGATATTCTAATTGAAGAGGGGCATATATCAGAAATCAGTGAACAGATCGAACAGCAGGCGGGAATGGATGTGGTGGACGCATCCGGTCAGATCATCATGCCGGGATTTGTGGATACTCACCGGCACATGTGGCAGGGTGCGCTCAGAAACATTTTACCAAACGGCAGACTGAGCGATTATATGCGGGTGGTTACAGGCGAGGGTCGCGCCGTTTTTCGTCCGCAAGATGCAAGAATCGGGAATTTGATTACTGCCCTGAGTGCGATCGACTCGGGTATCACAACCGTACTTGACTGGTCGCATATCGGGAACAGTCCCGCTCATACCGATGCGGCAATTCGCGGCCTCAGGGAGTCCGGAATACGAGGAGTTTATGCATACGGCACCGGATCAGATACTCCCGAAAACCGATTCCCCAACGATCTCGGCCGAATACAGGATGAATTTTTTTCTGATGACGATTCACTTATCACACTCGCTCTCGGGGCAGGTATCAACCGCGGGCAGTGGGAGCTGGCACGGGAGCATGATGTGCGAATTTCTGTGCATGTAAACGGTACGGGAGATCTGCTTCCGTTGTCTGATGTAATAGGGCCCGATCTAACCTGCATCCACTGCTGCAATTTACTGGATGAGGAGTGGCAGCTTTTGGCTGATCGCGGTGCCGGGGTGTCGATTTCATCGCCGGTGGAGATGATTATGGGGCACGGAATCCCTCCTATTCAGCAGACGCTTGATTATGGAATTGCGCCCAGCCTGAGTGTAGACGTGGAGACAACCGTCCCATCCAATATGTTCACTCAAATGAGATCTGTCTACACACTTCAAAGAATGCAGGTGCTGGCCCGGGAGAGGAACGGCGAAGACAATCTTCCTGATCTACTTACTGCAGATGAAATGCTCACTTTTGCCACGATCAACGGTGCCCGCCACAACGGACTGGACGACATCACCGGATCGCTAACACCCGGTAAAAAAGCCGACCTGATTATGCTCTCTGCCGATTCGATTAACATCGCTCCGCTAAATAATGTATTTGGAGCAATTGT contains these protein-coding regions:
- a CDS encoding transporter substrate-binding domain-containing protein — its product is MIIILAAAPLLTVSASELPDQADEAVIGIRVAPPFVIEEEDGTYSGLTIALWEHIADQMGTDFRYTKHDIQGLLDGAADGSLYASASALTITSEREESVDFTHPFFVTGLGIAVSYQPTGAWQSFLAIFSFDFLWVLLLLFLLLLFWGFLVWIFERKENTEEFGGSAAEGVGSGFWWAAVTMTTVGYGDKSPRTLGGRIIGFIWMFTGIVVISFFTASIASSLTVTQLDTRVSGSDDLPFVRVGALQQSATMDYLDTERIRANSYETVEAGLRAVEENEIDAFVHDAPIIQYFTQLDFRNSVRVLPNTFNDQYYGIAMPLGAEYRNDMNRIILDYIASEEWEELRNRYLGD
- a CDS encoding amidohydrolase family protein, yielding MSTKFSRRDFIRNSGAATAGFLASAAFRNREQPARPPDGDRILITGAIVVTMDNELGNYESADILIEEGHISEISEQIEQQAGMDVVDASGQIIMPGFVDTHRHMWQGALRNILPNGRLSDYMRVVTGEGRAVFRPQDARIGNLITALSAIDSGITTVLDWSHIGNSPAHTDAAIRGLRESGIRGVYAYGTGSDTPENRFPNDLGRIQDEFFSDDDSLITLALGAGINRGQWELAREHDVRISVHVNGTGDLLPLSDVIGPDLTCIHCCNLLDEEWQLLADRGAGVSISSPVEMIMGHGIPPIQQTLDYGIAPSLSVDVETTVPSNMFTQMRSVYTLQRMQVLARERNGEDNLPDLLTADEMLTFATINGARHNGLDDITGSLTPGKKADLIMLSADSINIAPLNNVFGAIVMGMDRANVEMVMIDGSIKKWQGKLMHDGIEEVFKEAEESREFIYSEADWNRSEMLFKS